The proteins below are encoded in one region of Deinococcota bacterium:
- a CDS encoding MmgE/PrpD family protein: protein HSGIDLALEWAGELADDELESLDVYTYGVAMDIVPDPEPKTPYQAKFSYPFVLAWALEHGSLDARSFAPESLADERVRALLPRIAMHHEPAFDALYPQAYAVRLVLRTRSGRVLEALREHPKGSAQNPMSDGEMAAKVTSMLGESLAERLIAHVRSVGKGPWIDLRALVEAPVEA, encoded by the coding sequence CCCATAGCGGCATCGACTTAGCGCTCGAGTGGGCTGGCGAACTCGCCGACGACGAGCTCGAGTCCTTGGACGTCTATACCTACGGCGTGGCCATGGACATCGTGCCCGATCCCGAGCCCAAAACGCCCTACCAGGCCAAGTTCTCCTACCCCTTCGTCCTCGCCTGGGCCCTCGAGCACGGCTCCCTGGACGCGCGCAGCTTCGCCCCCGAGAGCCTGGCGGACGAGCGGGTCCGCGCGCTGTTGCCGCGGATTGCCATGCACCACGAGCCCGCCTTTGACGCTCTTTACCCCCAAGCCTACGCCGTCCGCCTGGTCTTGCGCACCCGCTCGGGCCGGGTCTTGGAGGCGTTGCGCGAGCATCCCAAGGGTTCGGCGCAGAATCCCATGAGCGACGGGGAGATGGCTGCCAAGGTGACGAGCATGCTGGGCGAGAGCCTGGCTGAGAGGCTGATCGCGCACGTCCGGTCCGTCGGCAAGGGGCCCTGGATCGATCTGA